A region from the Benincasa hispida cultivar B227 chromosome 10, ASM972705v1, whole genome shotgun sequence genome encodes:
- the LOC120088596 gene encoding peptidyl-tRNA hydrolase 2, mitochondrial-like, with the protein MDLAWLSAIVVGAGCLVLGYYIGSKYPPRIFVRAKLAKSNESGRNGKKKDKPKEPLEVENLADILDDFKMVLVVRNDLKMGKGKIAAQCSHATLGLYKKLHYRAPKALNRWEMCAQPKVVLKIESEEDMLVLQERAKSLKLPTHITIDAGRTQIAPNSRTVMAILGPVEVVDDVTGGLKLL; encoded by the exons ATGGATCTGGCATGGCTGAGTGCCATTGTAGTTGGGGCCGGCTGCCTTGTTTTGGGATACTATATTGGTTCGAAGTATCCTCCTCGCATTTTTGTCAGAGCCAAATTAGCCAAAAGCAACGAATCCGGCAGGAATGGGAAGAAGAAGGATAAACCTAAAGAGCCACTGGAGGTTGAAAATTTGGCTGACATTCTCGATGACTTCAAGATG GTTCTAGTTGTGAGAAATGATTTGAAaatgggaaaaggaaaaattgcGGCTCAATGCAG TCATGCAACTTTGGGTCTCTATAAGAAGCTCCATTATCGTGCACCAAAAGCCTTGAATAG ATGGGAGATGTGTGCGCAACCCAAGGTGGTTTTGAAGATAGAAAGTGAGGAAGACATGCTAGTTTTGCAA GAGAGGGCAAAATCATTGAAGCTACCAACTCATATTACCATTGATGCCGGAAGAACTCAGATCGCACCAA atTCGAGAACGGTGATGGCAATTCTTG GTCCAGTTGAAGTGGTGGATGATGTAACTGGTGGGTTGAAACTTTTGTAG